The Erigeron canadensis isolate Cc75 chromosome 4, C_canadensis_v1, whole genome shotgun sequence genome window below encodes:
- the LOC122597688 gene encoding uncharacterized protein LOC122597688 yields MSRRLFLKIVEDITAAFPWFRSSGNAAGIRGFSAIQKCTCALQQLAYDNLADNYDEGLSFSTITTRECLGNFCIAIKYLYGEEYLRSPTSHDVACLYEAYAYPVARKEKVLKKLQESTRKDVERAFGLLKNKWAIIERPTRMRDKEKIINAMYACVILHNMILKDDGNAISPVYIRDPPNDIRATDPNFLYRLCTEETHYMLRRDITEHVGDLDINV; encoded by the exons ATGTCGAGGaggttgtttttgaaaatcGTGGAAGATATCACTGCAGCATTTCCATGGTTTCGGTCTTCGGGGAATGCGGCGGGTATTAGAGGGTTCTCGGCGATTCAAAAGTGCACGTGCGCGCTACAACAACTCGCATACGACAACCTCGCTGACAACTACGATGAGGGGTTGTCGTTCTCTACTATAACGACTCGTGAGTGTCTAGGCAACTTTTGCATTGCCATAAAGTATCTTTATGGTGAAGAGTATTTGCGTTCTCCGACTAGCCACGATGTTGCGTGTTTATATGAG GCGTATGCATACCCGGTCGCGAGAAAGGAGAAGGTTTTGAAGAAACTCCAAGAGTCCACGAGAAAAGACGTTGAGCGAGCATTCGGGCTTCTGAAGAACAAGTGGGCGATCATCGAACGACCGACACGGATGAGGGACAAAGAAAAGATCATTAACGCGATGTATGCGTGTGTtattttacataacatgatACTCAAGGATGACGGCAACGCGATATCACCGGTGTACATCAGGGATCCTCCTAACGATATTCGTGCTACCGACCCTAATTTTCTCTATCGCTTATGTACCGAAGAGACGCATTACATGTTACGTCGTGATATTACGGAACACGTGGGAGATCTAGATATCAATGTTTAG
- the LOC122595655 gene encoding uncharacterized protein LOC122595655 translates to MTHNRFLSSSAPNTNKTQPNQITYTDSLPPSATPTMSLNSGRILCNTPTITPYTTRFPLNRPSSSFLVSRPKTSTSLVIVSAAKKLRTGKFDSKNKRGSTSTNDDESLNESAAVGTIDEGEVENYDGYVLPDLPGLEKDFWEGPEWDGFGFFVEYLWAFGIIFALISSGIAVATYNEGATDFKETPAYKESIQSRDLLEEPEASSPDIFESNPTEEAPSLE, encoded by the exons ATGACCCATAATAGATTCTTATCCTCCTCGGCCCCCAACACAAACAAAACACAACCCAATCAGATAACATACACAGATTCCCTCCCTCCATCAGCCACTCCAACAATGTCTCTCAACAGTGGCCGGATTCTGTGCAACACACCCACCATAACACCATACACCACCCGCTTCCCTCTCAACcgtccatcatcatcatttcttgTTTCACGTCCAAAAACCAGCACTAGTCTTGTTATAGTTTCAGCTGCCAAGAAACTTAGAACAGGAAAGTTTGACAGCAAAAACAAAAGGGGGTCCACTTCAACCAACGATGATGAAAGTCTAAATGAATCAGCAGCAGTTGGGACAATTGATGAGGGGGAAGTTGAGAATTATGATGGGTATGTGTTGCCTGATCTCCCAGGACTTGAGAAAGATTTCTGGGAAGGCCCCGAATGGGATGGTTTCGGTTTCTTTGTCGAGTATCTATGGGCTTTCGGTATCATTTTCGCG TTAATTTCTAGTGGAATTGCTGTGGCAACATACAACGAAGGCGCAACAGACTTTAAAGAAACTCCGGCATACAAGGAATCAATCCAATCACGAGACTTGTTAGAAGAACCTGAGGCATCAAGTCCGGATATATTTGAGTCCAACCCTACTGAAGAGGCTCCTAGTTTGGAATAA
- the LOC122595056 gene encoding coatomer subunit beta'-2-like isoform X2 codes for MPLRLDIKRKVAQRSERVKSVDLHPTEPWILTSLYSGTVNIYDYQSQSLAKSFEVTELPVRSAKFIARKQWVVAGADDMFIRVYNYNTMDKVKVFEAHTDYIRCVAVHPTLPYVLSSSDDMLIKLWDWEKSWFCTQIFEGHSHYVMQVTINPKDTNTFASASLDRTIKIWNLGSPDPNFTLDAHLKGVNCVDYFTGGDKPYLITGSDDHTAKVWDYQTKTCVQTLDGHTHNVSAVCFHPELPIIITGSEDGTVRIWHSTTYRLENTLNYGLERVWAVGYMKGSRRVVIGYDEGTIMVKIGREEPVASMDNSGKIIWSKHNEIQTVNIKNVGVDHEVSDGERLPLAVKELGSCDMYPQSLKHNPNGRFVVVCGDGEYTIYTSLAWRNRSFGSALEFVWSTDGECAVRESTTKVKILNKSFQEKRSIRPTFSTERIYGGSLLAMCSNDFICFYDWAECRLIQRVDVTVKNLYWADSGDLVAISSDSSFYVLKYNRDVVSAHLDSGTPVDEQGVEDSFELLYEISERVRTGLWVGDCFIYTNSSWRLNYCVGGEVTTMFHLDRPMYLLGYLANQSRVYLIDKEFNVIGYTLLLTLIEYKTLVMRGDIERANGILPSIPREHHNSVARFLESRGMVLEALEVATDPDYRFELAIQLGKLDIAKDIALVAESESKWKQLGELAMSAGMLDMAEECLKHANDLSGLLLLYSSLGDAEEIAKLASLSKENGKNNVAFACLFMLGKLEDCLQLLIDSNRIPEAALMARSYLPSKVSEIVALWRKDLNKVNQKAAESLADPQEYPNMFEDWQIALEVEAKAVETRGCYPSAVEYVNYIDRPHTNLVETFKNMKLDLDEPLQNGDLDHEDVEQDGNEEEFADGQEVVQNESQEEEAVAMDNDSTDGAVLVNSNEVDEE; via the exons ATG CCTCTCAGGCTTGATATTAAG AGGAAAGTTGCTCAGAGATCAGAAAGAGTGAAATCGGTTGACCTGCATCCGACCGAACCatg GATTCTTACAAGTTTGTATTCAGGGACAGTTAACATATATGATTACCAATCTCAG AGTCTGGCAAAGTCCTTTGAAGTCACCGAGCTGCCAG TCAGATCAGCAAAGTTCATAGCACGAAAGCAGTGGGTGGTTGCCGGTGCAGATGACATGTTTATCCGGGTATACAATTACAATACAATGGATAAAGTCAAAGTATTTGAGGCACATACAGATTATATTCGGTGTGTGGCTGTCCATCCCACCCTTCCATATGTATTGTCGTCATCTGATGACATGCTTATAAAGCTATGGGATTGGGAGAAGAGCTGGTTTTGTACTCAAATTTTTGAGGGCCATTCCCATTATGTCATGCAAGTGACAATCAACCCTAAAGATACGAATACCTTCGCAAGTGCGTCGCTTGATCGTACTATAAAG ATTTGGAACCTTGGCTCACCTGATCCTAACTTTACACTCGACGCCCATCTCAAAGGAGTGAATTGTGTGGATTATTTCACCGGTGGTGATAAACCCTATCTCATTACTGGATCAGATGATCACACTGCTAAG GTGTGGGATTATCAAACGAAAACTTGCGTCCAGACTCTGGATGGTCACACACACAATGTTTCTGCCGTGTGCTTTCATCCAGAGCTCCCAATAATTATTACAGGGTCTGAGGATGGTACTGTACGTATATGGCATTCAACCACTTACAg ATTGGAGAACACTTTGAATTATGGACTTGAAAGGGTCTGGGCTGTTGGATACATGAAAGGTTCTCGTCG GGTCGTGATTGGCTATGATGAAGGAACCATCATGGTGAAAATTGGCCGGGAGGAGCCTGTAGCTAGTATGGATAATAGTGGAAAGATTATATGGTCTAAGCATAATGAGATCCAGACTGTTAACATCAAGAACGTGGGGGTTGATCATGAG GTTTCTGATGGAGAGCGGTTGCCTTTAGCAGTCAAAGAGTTGGGATCATGTGATATGTACCCACAA AGCTTGAAGCACAACCCAAATGGGAGGTTTGTGGTTGTCTGTGGTGATGGTGAATACACCATATATACATCTTTAGCATGGAGAAATAGATCCTTTGGCTCTGCATTGGAATTTGTTTGGTCTACAGATGGTGAATGTGCTGTTCGGGAGAGCACAACTAAAGtcaagattttgaataaatcttTTCAG GAAAAGAGGAGTATCAGACCGACATTTTCAACTGAGCGCATATATGGAGGATCTCTGCTAGCAATGTGCTCAAatgattttatatgtttttatgattGGGCTGAGTGCAGGTTAATTCAACGGGTTGATGTTACTGTCAAA AACCTATACTGGGCAGATAGTGGTGATTTGGTGGCAATTTCCAGTGACTCATCATTCTACGTACTAAAATACAAT CGTGATGTAGTGTCAGCACATCTGGACAGCGGTACACCTGTAGATGAGCAAGGTGTTGAAGACTCCTTTGAACTTCTGTATGAAATTAGTGAAAGAGTTAGAACTGGATTATGGGTTGGGGATTGTTTTATCTACACTAACTCGTCATGGAGACTCAACTACTGTGTTGGTGGCGAG GTTACCACAATGTTTCATTTGGATCGACCAATGTATCTTCTAGGATATCTAGCTAATCAGAGCAGAGTATATCTCATTGATAAAGAATTTAA tgttATTGGGTACACTTTACTTCTTACCTTGATCGAGTACAAGACACTTGTGATGCGTGGAGACATAGAACGAGCTAATGGAATTTTACCCTCAATTCCTAGGGAGCATCATAATAG tGTTGCTCGTTTTCTGGAGTCGCGTGGCATGGTTTTAGAGGCCCTGGAAGTTGCTACAGACCCCGACTATAGATTTGAGCTGGCCATTCAGCTTGGTAAACTTGACATTGCAAAG GATATTGCCTTGGTAGCAGAGAGCGAGTCAAAATGGAAGCAATTGGGTGAATTAGCTATGTCTGCTGGAATG CTGGACATGGCAGAGGAGTGTTTGAAGCATGCAAATGATTTGAGTGGTTTGTTGCTCCTTTATTCTTCTTTAGGAGATGCAGAGGAGATAGCAAAACTTGCATCTCTTTCAAAAGAGAATGGAAAGAACAATGTGGCGTTTGCTTGTCTGTTTATGTTGGGTAAATTGGAAGACTGCCTGCAGCTGTTGATTGACAG CAATCGAATACCTGAAGCTGCTCTAATGGCACGATCGTATCTTCCCAGCAAGGTTTCTGAAATTGTTGCCCTTTGGAGAAAAGACCTAAACAAG GTTAACCAGAAAGCCGCAGAATCGTTAGCAGATCCTCAAGAATACCCAAATATGTTTGAAGACTGGCAAATTGCACTCGAGGTCGAAGCAAAGGCTGTAGAAACAAG GGGTTGTTATCCTTCAGCTGTAGAATATGTAAACTATATTGATAGACCGCATACCAACCTAGTGGAGACTTTCAAAAACATGAAGTTGGATCTTGACGAACCACTGCAAAATGGAGACTTGGATCATGAG GATGTGGAACAGGATGGAAATGAGGAGGAATTTGCTGATGGTCAAGAAGTTGTTCAAAATGAAAGTCAAGAAGAGGAGGCTGTTGCAATGGATAATGATTCCACAGATGGAGCTGTTCTTGTTAATAGCAACGAGGTTGATGAAGAGTAA
- the LOC122595056 gene encoding coatomer subunit beta'-3-like isoform X1, which yields MPLRLDIKRKVAQRSERVKSVDLHPTEPWILTSLYSGTVNIYDYQSQSLAKSFEVTELPVRSAKFIARKQWVVAGADDMFIRVYNYNTMDKVKVFEAHTDYIRCVAVHPTLPYVLSSSDDMLIKLWDWEKSWFCTQIFEGHSHYVMQVTINPKDTNTFASASLDRTIKIWNLGSPDPNFTLDAHLKGVNCVDYFTGGDKPYLITGSDDHTAKVWDYQTKTCVQTLDGHTHNVSAVCFHPELPIIITGSEDGTVRIWHSTTYRLENTLNYGLERVWAVGYMKGSRRVVIGYDEGTIMVKIGREEPVASMDNSGKIIWSKHNEIQTVNIKNVGVDHEVSDGERLPLAVKELGSCDMYPQSLKHNPNGRFVVVCGDGEYTIYTSLAWRNRSFGSALEFVWSTDGECAVRESTTKVKILNKSFQEKRSIRPTFSTERIYGGSLLAMCSNDFICFYDWAECRLIQRVDVTVKNLYWADSGDLVAISSDSSFYVLKYNRDVVSAHLDSGTPVDEQGVEDSFELLYEISERVRTGLWVGDCFIYTNSSWRLNYCVGGEVTTMFHLDRPMYLLGYLANQSRVYLIDKEFNVIGYTLLLTLIEYKTLVMRGDIERANGILPSIPREHHNSVARFLESRGMVLEALEVATDPDYRFELAIQLGKLDIAKDIALVAESESKWKQLGELAMSAGMLDMAEECLKHANDLSGLLLLYSSLGDAEEIAKLASLSKENGKNNVAFACLFMLGKLEDCLQLLIDSNRIPEAALMARSYLPSKVSEIVALWRKDLNKVNQKAAESLADPQEYPNMFEDWQIALEVEAKAVETRGCYPSAVEYVNYIDRPHTNLVETFKNMKLDLDEPLQNGDLDHEDVEQDGNEEEFADGQEVVQNESQEEEAVAMDNDSTDGAVLVNSNEVDEELFLTPVTKGGKQGQLLT from the exons ATG CCTCTCAGGCTTGATATTAAG AGGAAAGTTGCTCAGAGATCAGAAAGAGTGAAATCGGTTGACCTGCATCCGACCGAACCatg GATTCTTACAAGTTTGTATTCAGGGACAGTTAACATATATGATTACCAATCTCAG AGTCTGGCAAAGTCCTTTGAAGTCACCGAGCTGCCAG TCAGATCAGCAAAGTTCATAGCACGAAAGCAGTGGGTGGTTGCCGGTGCAGATGACATGTTTATCCGGGTATACAATTACAATACAATGGATAAAGTCAAAGTATTTGAGGCACATACAGATTATATTCGGTGTGTGGCTGTCCATCCCACCCTTCCATATGTATTGTCGTCATCTGATGACATGCTTATAAAGCTATGGGATTGGGAGAAGAGCTGGTTTTGTACTCAAATTTTTGAGGGCCATTCCCATTATGTCATGCAAGTGACAATCAACCCTAAAGATACGAATACCTTCGCAAGTGCGTCGCTTGATCGTACTATAAAG ATTTGGAACCTTGGCTCACCTGATCCTAACTTTACACTCGACGCCCATCTCAAAGGAGTGAATTGTGTGGATTATTTCACCGGTGGTGATAAACCCTATCTCATTACTGGATCAGATGATCACACTGCTAAG GTGTGGGATTATCAAACGAAAACTTGCGTCCAGACTCTGGATGGTCACACACACAATGTTTCTGCCGTGTGCTTTCATCCAGAGCTCCCAATAATTATTACAGGGTCTGAGGATGGTACTGTACGTATATGGCATTCAACCACTTACAg ATTGGAGAACACTTTGAATTATGGACTTGAAAGGGTCTGGGCTGTTGGATACATGAAAGGTTCTCGTCG GGTCGTGATTGGCTATGATGAAGGAACCATCATGGTGAAAATTGGCCGGGAGGAGCCTGTAGCTAGTATGGATAATAGTGGAAAGATTATATGGTCTAAGCATAATGAGATCCAGACTGTTAACATCAAGAACGTGGGGGTTGATCATGAG GTTTCTGATGGAGAGCGGTTGCCTTTAGCAGTCAAAGAGTTGGGATCATGTGATATGTACCCACAA AGCTTGAAGCACAACCCAAATGGGAGGTTTGTGGTTGTCTGTGGTGATGGTGAATACACCATATATACATCTTTAGCATGGAGAAATAGATCCTTTGGCTCTGCATTGGAATTTGTTTGGTCTACAGATGGTGAATGTGCTGTTCGGGAGAGCACAACTAAAGtcaagattttgaataaatcttTTCAG GAAAAGAGGAGTATCAGACCGACATTTTCAACTGAGCGCATATATGGAGGATCTCTGCTAGCAATGTGCTCAAatgattttatatgtttttatgattGGGCTGAGTGCAGGTTAATTCAACGGGTTGATGTTACTGTCAAA AACCTATACTGGGCAGATAGTGGTGATTTGGTGGCAATTTCCAGTGACTCATCATTCTACGTACTAAAATACAAT CGTGATGTAGTGTCAGCACATCTGGACAGCGGTACACCTGTAGATGAGCAAGGTGTTGAAGACTCCTTTGAACTTCTGTATGAAATTAGTGAAAGAGTTAGAACTGGATTATGGGTTGGGGATTGTTTTATCTACACTAACTCGTCATGGAGACTCAACTACTGTGTTGGTGGCGAG GTTACCACAATGTTTCATTTGGATCGACCAATGTATCTTCTAGGATATCTAGCTAATCAGAGCAGAGTATATCTCATTGATAAAGAATTTAA tgttATTGGGTACACTTTACTTCTTACCTTGATCGAGTACAAGACACTTGTGATGCGTGGAGACATAGAACGAGCTAATGGAATTTTACCCTCAATTCCTAGGGAGCATCATAATAG tGTTGCTCGTTTTCTGGAGTCGCGTGGCATGGTTTTAGAGGCCCTGGAAGTTGCTACAGACCCCGACTATAGATTTGAGCTGGCCATTCAGCTTGGTAAACTTGACATTGCAAAG GATATTGCCTTGGTAGCAGAGAGCGAGTCAAAATGGAAGCAATTGGGTGAATTAGCTATGTCTGCTGGAATG CTGGACATGGCAGAGGAGTGTTTGAAGCATGCAAATGATTTGAGTGGTTTGTTGCTCCTTTATTCTTCTTTAGGAGATGCAGAGGAGATAGCAAAACTTGCATCTCTTTCAAAAGAGAATGGAAAGAACAATGTGGCGTTTGCTTGTCTGTTTATGTTGGGTAAATTGGAAGACTGCCTGCAGCTGTTGATTGACAG CAATCGAATACCTGAAGCTGCTCTAATGGCACGATCGTATCTTCCCAGCAAGGTTTCTGAAATTGTTGCCCTTTGGAGAAAAGACCTAAACAAG GTTAACCAGAAAGCCGCAGAATCGTTAGCAGATCCTCAAGAATACCCAAATATGTTTGAAGACTGGCAAATTGCACTCGAGGTCGAAGCAAAGGCTGTAGAAACAAG GGGTTGTTATCCTTCAGCTGTAGAATATGTAAACTATATTGATAGACCGCATACCAACCTAGTGGAGACTTTCAAAAACATGAAGTTGGATCTTGACGAACCACTGCAAAATGGAGACTTGGATCATGAG GATGTGGAACAGGATGGAAATGAGGAGGAATTTGCTGATGGTCAAGAAGTTGTTCAAAATGAAAGTCAAGAAGAGGAGGCTGTTGCAATGGATAATGATTCCACAGATGGAGCTGTTCTTGTTAATAGCAACGAGGTTGATGAAGA GTTATTtttaactcccgttacaaaggGGGGAAAGCAGGGTCAACTTTTGACATGA